Below is a window of Microbacterium saperdae DNA.
GCACCTCGGGTCCGCATCCCGGGAGGCGTCGCGCCACGGCAGGAGGAGTGGGGATGACCGTCCTGTCGGTCTCGACCGGATACACGGACTGGCGCGGGACGCCGTCGACGCCGTGGAACTCGCGCAAGCTGAAGATCGAGGGCAGCACATCGGTCGTCGTTCCCAGTCCCGGACTACGTTGCACCAGCCTCATCTCGGCCAACTCGTTGAGCGCGTCGCGGACGACCGCTCGCGTCTCGCCGGTGAGCTGCATGAGCCGCGCCTCGGCCGGAAGCCGTCCGGAGGGATAGTCGCCCCGCTCGATCGACGAGCGCAGCAGAAGCACCAGCCGGCGGCGCGCCGCGTCGGCCGGGGCTTCGGCGAGACGGACCGAGGAATCGCGCCACATGGCACACATAGTACTCAGCCCCGACCCGCACGCACCCCGGGCGAATGACTCGGAATGAAATGCGATCAGGTGTGTTGAGTACACTCGGAGCATCAACGTGCTCCGGGGTCGGTGAGAATCCGAACCGGCGGTGACAGTCCGCGAGCGCTGAGGGAGACCTCGGTGCCGATCCGGTGGAATTCCGGGACCGACGGTGGTGCGAGGGAAACCTCGCTAGTCCGGAAGGGAGGCAGCACGAGGCGCCGCCGTGCGCGCGTTCTGCATCCCCCGGAGCCTCACAGGAGGACGACGGATGGCAGTGAACGAGACCGAGCACCGGGCCATGACTCGCGCCCTGGAGCTCGCCGCTCGCGGGCCCCGCGGCGTGAACCCGCAGGTCGGTGCCGTCATCCTGTCCCCCACCGGCGAGGTGCTCGCCGAGGGCTGGCACCACGGCGCCGGCACTCCGCACGCGGAAGTCGACGCGCTGTCGAAGCTCGCCCCCGGGGCAGCGCGCGGTGCGACCGCCGTCGTGACCCTGGAGCCCTGCAACCACACCGGCCGCACCGGCCCCTGCGCCGTCGCATTGCAGGAAGCCGGAATCGCCCGCGTGATCTATGCGCTCGACGACCCCGGCGTGACCTCCGGCGGCGGAGCCGTCCGTCTGCGGAACGCGGGCGTCAGCGTCGAAGCCGGCGAGCAGGCAGAGGCCGCCCACCTCCTGATCGACGGATGGCTCACCGCTCAGCGTCTCGGACGACCGCACGTGACCGTGAAGTGGGCGCAGAGCCTCGACGGGCGGGCCGCGGCCGACGATGGTTCGAGCCAGTGGATCACCGGTGCCGAGGCGAGGGCCGATGTGCACCGCCGCCGCGCCGCATCCGATGCCATCGTCGTCGGCACGGGGACCGTGCTCGCCGACGACCCCGCCCTGACCGCCCGCGACGGTGACGTGCTGCTGCCCGACCAGCCCGTGCCGGTCGTGGTCGGCACGCGACGGACCCCCGAGGATGCGGCGCTGCGCCGCCACCCTCGCGAGCCGCTCTTCTACGAGACCGCCGACCTGCGCGCGGTGCTGGCAGATCTGCACACCCGTGGCATCCAGCGCGTCTTCATCGAAGGCGGCCCCACCCTGGCGAGCGCCTTCATCGCGGCGGGGCTGTTCGACCGCGTGCTCGCCTACATCGCGCCCGTGCTGCTGGGCGGGAGCCGGGTCGCGCTGGCCGATGTCGGAGTCTCGTCGATCGATCAGGCACACCGCCTCACGGTCGATGAATGGGTGCCTCTGGGCGCCGATCTGCTGGCGATCGCCCATCCGGCGGTCGAGAACGAAGGAGTCGTCTGATGTTCACCGGAATCATCGAGGAGATCGGCGAGATCACCGCCATCGCGCCCGCCGGTGACGGGTGGCGCCTCACCGTGCGCGCACCCCGTGCGGCCGCGGATGCCGTGCACGGCGAGTCCATCGCGGTGTCGGGCGTCTGCCTGACCGTGGTCGGATCTACGCCGGACACCTTCGACGCCGACGTCATGAAGCAGACCCTGGACGTGGCCGCCCTCGGCGGCGCGGCGGTCGGTACCCGGGTGAACATCGAGAAGGCCATGCCCGTCGGCGCGCGCCTCGGCGGACACATCGTGCAGGGCCATGTCGACGGGACCGGCGCGGTGCTCGAGGTGCGCCCTGGTGCGCAGTGGAGCGTGCTGCGGATCAGCCTCCCCACCGATCTCGCCCCTCTCGTCGTCGACAAGGGGTCGATCTCGGTCGACGGCACCTCACTCACCGTGAGTGCCGTCAGCGCCCCTGCAGACGCATCCGCATGGTTCGAGGTGTCGCTGATTCCGGAGACCCTCGCCGCCACCACTCTCGGCACGCGCGCCGTCGGCGACCGCGTGAACCTCGAGACAGACATCCTCGCCCGGCACGTCGAGCGCCTGCTCGCGTTCCGCGCCGCACCGGAAGGAGGCTCGCGATGAGCCTTTCCACGATCCCCGAGGCGCTGGAAGCGCTCCGCGCCGGCCGCCCTGTGCTGGTCGCCGATGACGAGAACCGTGAGAACGAGGGCGACGTCATCCTGTCGGCCGAGCTCGCGACGCCGGAGTGGGTGGCCTGGACCGTGCGCTGGTCATCGGGATTCATCTGCGCGCCGATGCCGACCGACCTCGCCGACAACCTGAACCTGCCGCCGATGGTCGCCGCCAGCGAGGACGCCCGCTCCACCGCGTACACCGTGAGCGTCGACGCCGCCGAAGGCGTCACCACGGGCATCAGTGCCCACGACCGCGCGCACACGCTCAACGTGCTCGCGAACCCGCAGTCCACGGCGGTCAGCATCATCCGCCCCGGCCACGTCCTGCCGCTCCGCGCCGTCGACGGCGGCGTCCGCGAGCGCAGCGGTCACACCGAGGCCGCCGTCGACCTCATGCGGCTGGCGGGACTGCAGCCGGTCGGCGCGATCGCCGAGGTCGTCGCCGAGGACGGCAGCATGATGCGGCTGCCCGGACTGATCGAGCTCGGTGCCCGCGACGGCGTTCCGGTCATCACGATCGAGCAGCTCATCGCGCACCTCAACGAGATCGATCCGCAGGACGAGTCCGGCCCCCGAGTGCATCGACGGGTCAGCCTGCGCGCCGACGCGACCGTGCCGACGACCCATGGGACCTTCCGCTTCCTCGCCTACAAGGACCGCGTGACGGGAACCGACCACATCGCGGTCGTCTCGGGCGAGCCCGGCGAGACGGCTCTCGTGCGCGTGCACTCCGAGTGCCTCACCGGAGAGGCCTTCGGCTCGCTCAAGTGCGAGTGCGGGCCTCAGCTCGACGCGGCGCTGGACGCGATCGAGAAGGACGGCGGGATCGTCATCTACATGCGCGGCCATGAGGGCAGAGGCATCGGCCTGATCAACAAACTGCGCGCCTACAGCCTGCAGGAGGAGGGTCTCGACACGGTCGACGCCAACCTCGCACTCGGCCTCCCCGCGGACGCGCGCGAGTACGCGGCGGCGGCCGGGATCCTCACCGACCTCGGCGTCTCGAAGGTGCGGCTGCTCACGAACAACACCGACAAGGTGAAGCAGCTGCGCGAACTGGGCTTGGACGTCGTCGAGCAGGTCCCGCTGATCGTCGGCGTCGGCCCCAATAACCATCAGTACCTCGAGACCAAGCGTGACCGCATGGGTCACATCATCGGCGCGGAAGAGCTGGCAGAGGCTCTCGCGGAAGGAAAGGACGACGCATGAGCGGCACAGGAGCACCGGCGACCGGCAACATCGACGGGCGGGGACTGAACGTCGTCATCGTCGCCGGAACCTGGCACGACGTCATCACCGACGGACTCATCGCGGGCGCGGAGCGCATCCTGACCGCGGCGCAGGCCACTCACCGGCTCGTGCGGGTGCCCGGCTCGTTCGAGCTGGCCCTTGCCGCGCAGGCAGCCTTCGCCGGTGGAGCGGACGCGGTCGTCGCGCTCGGCGTCATCATCCGCGGAGGGACTCCGCACTTCGAGTACGTCTCGGCGGCGACCACCGACGGACTCACCCGCGTCGCCCTGGATGCCGGCAAGCCGGTCGGCTTCGGCGTGCTCACCCTCGACGATGAGAAGCAGGGTCTCGACCGTGCCGGTCTCGAGGGATCCCAGGAGGACAAGGGTGCAGAGGCGGCGGACGCGGCCCTGCGCACCGCACTGCTCGTCCGGGAGCTGCGCGGCTGAGGTCAGCCTGCCCTTGCTGGCGGAATATCGGCGGGAATCGTAGCGTGAGGGCATGGAGACCCTGCGCCACATCGTGCTCTTCGTCCACCTCATCGGATTCGCCGTGCTCTTCGGCGCCTGGGCCGTGCAGGCATTCGGCGGCAAGCGGGAGTTCACGCGCCTGATGAGCATCGGCATGGCCATCGCGGCCGTCGCCGGCCTCGCTCTCGCCGCTCCCTGGGGCATCTCCTACGAGCTGAACTACGTCAAGATCGGCGTGAAGCTCGTGCTGCTGCTCATCATCGGCGCCCTGCTCGGCATCGGCACCGCACGACAGAAGCGCGGCGCCGCCATCCCGCCCGTCATGTTCTGGCTCGTCGGCATCCTGACCGCGGCCAACGCCGCGATCGCCGCGATCTGGCGCTGAACCCGCGTACCGTCTCAGTCCGTCTCGGAGAACAGCCGACGGATGCGCGGGATCACGGTCGCGTAGGTCTGCGAGACATCCTCATACGCGCGGACCATGTCGGGATCCACGTCGACACGATCCCCGACGTGCACCATCGCGTCGACCGCGCCGTCCCACGTCGCGTGCATGCCGACGCCGACCGCGGCGCAGATCGCCGCTCCCATCCCGGCCGCGTCCCGCACCAGCGGAGTGCGCACCGGCACGCGGTACACCGAGGCGAGAATCTGCAGCATCAGCGAGGAGCTGCTTCCTCCGCCGGTGACCACGAGACCCCCGCGCCGCCTGCCGAGAACGCGGCGAGCGCGGTCGTCGCTGGAGGCGGTTTCGATCGCCAAGGCTTCGAGGATCGCCCGGTAGATGTGGAATGCCCCCTGCGTGCCGTCGAAGCCGACCAGAGCGCCCCGGCGCCACGGCTCATCGGGCGGGGCGAGCCAGTCCAGAGCCGCGACGATGCCGCGGGCACCGATCGGCACCTCCGCAGCACCGAGGTTCAACTCCTCCTCGGTCATCCCGTGCCCCGATGACGAGAGCAGCTCGCGGAACCAGCTGACCGTCCACATGCCCCGGCGCACACCATTGCTCTCGTAGAGGTATGTCCCCGGCTCCGCTCCGAAGTTCGTCCAGACGTCCGCATCCGGACCGAGCGGCCGATCCCCCACCGTCATGGTGGCCACATACGTACCCAGGGACAGCAGCGCGTCGCCCTCCTCCCGGAGCCCCGCTCCGAGCGCCTCCACGGCCTTGTCGTTCGAGGTGGCGATCACGGGGATGCCTGCCGGGAGCCCGGTGCGGTGCGCCGCCGCTGCCGTCACTCGACCCAGCGGCTCCCCCGGCGCGACGAGCTCGAACAGCATCTGCGGATCCATGCCGGTCCGGGCATACTCGGCGGCATCCGCGCTCCACGTCCAGCGGGCGGTGTCGATCGGCCACATGCCCTGATAGTTGCCGGCCGCATCTCGGCGTTCCCCCGTGAGTCGGTGCCCGAGGTAGCCGGACGACGTCGTGACGTACACCGCATCGTCGCACTCGCGCTCATACGCGCGCGGCAGCCGCTCGTCCATCCAGCTCATGATGGGCTGCGCGAGGGAACCGTCCTGCCGCAGCACCGCACGGCAGAACCGGATCGTGCACAGACCGACGCCGCGGATCTCCGTGGGATCGCCGTCGAAGGTGTCGAGGGCGTCGCGCACCGCCGAGACGACCGAGTCCCAGAGGTCGTCGTCCGGGTGCTCCCAACGACCGGGCGAGGGGGACGCGTAGGGACGAAGGGGCACGCGCGCGCTGGCGTGCACGATGCCGCCGCCGTCGACGATCAGCACCTTGGTGCTCTGGGACCCGTTGTCGATGGCGACGACGTAGCCGCCCGCCCTCGTGGTCACGCCCGTGACGCCGTCTCCGCCGCAGCCAGCGGGTAGATCGTTCCGCGGTTCATGATGCCGTGGGGATCGATGCCGTCCTTCAGGACCCGGAGCAGCTCGAACGCGCTGCCGTGCTCCTCGAGCGTCCATGGCGTGCGGTACTTCCCGATGCCGTGGTGGTGGACCATCGATCCGCCGAGACGCAGCGCCTCCTCGACCACGATCGCGTTGAGCGGTTCGTGATACTCGGTGATCTCGTCGCGCGGCTCGCAGGAGATGTCGTAGTCGTACACGAAGTACAGGTTGGTCCCGGTCTGGTAACTGTGCGAGGAGTGTGCGCCGAGCATCGTGAGGTCGGCCGCGTGCGGGAACTCCGTCCGCGCCCTCCGCATCACGGACTCGAAGAGCTCGGCGACGCCGGACCAGTCGATGGAGACCTCGGTGGTGTAGCCCAGATGCGACTTCTCGAGCATCTCGCGCTTCTCGGCGTCGATCTTCTCCTGACCCCAGTTGAGGTTGTCGAACCAGTTCTCGATCAGCGCCGGATCGACCTTCTCGTGCGGGATGCCGGCGAAAATCGCCTCCACGCCCTCGGCGGTCGCATCCGCGATGCCCTTCGGGCCCTCCGCCACCACGACCACGACCGCCTTGCCGTCGGCGAAGTGCGAGAAGTGCTGAGCCGCATCCTCTTCGGAGTACGCCCTGGCGACCGAGGGGTGGTAGCCGGCCACGATGATCTCGCGCAGCCCCGCGACGCCCGCAGGGAGCGAGTCGACGAGGTACCCGAGGAAGCAGTTGTTCTCCGGCTGGTACCGGAACACCTTGACCGTGACCTCGGTGATGACGCAGAGGGCGCCCTCGTTGCCGATCACGATGTGACGGATGTCGGGGCCGGCGGCGCGGCGGGGGACGTTCTTGATGCGCGTGACACCTCCGCCCGGGAGCACCGCCTCGAGACCGACGACCATGTCCTCGATTCCGCCGTAGAGCGTGGAGAACTGGCCGATGGAACGCGTCGCGACCAGCCCGCCCATCTGCGCCAAAGGCTTGGACTGCGGGGAATGCCCGGTCGTCAGGCCCTGCGCCCGCAGAGTGTCCTCGAGCACCTGCAGGGGCACCCCGCACTGCGCGGTGACCATCATGTCGATCGGGTCGATCTCGAGGATCGCGTCCATGCGCGAGCCGTCGAGCACGATCGTGTCCTCGACGATGGACTCCAGTCCTCCCTCGGTCGCGGTCCTGCCCGTGCGGGGCACGATGTTGATCAGGTTCTCCTGGGCGAAGGAGAGGATCGCCGAGACGTCCTCCGTGGAGCGGGCATAGGCGATCGCCGCAGGGATCGGTCCGTCGAAGATCCCGTGGACCGACGTGTACTTCTTGAAGCGGTCGACGCTCGCCTCGCGCAGCTCCTGGGCGTCGGTGTCGACCTGATCGACACCGATGAGATCGCGGAGCCGATCGACGATCTCCGCGCGGGTGAGGGCGGATCGTGATGCAACCATGGGAGATAGTGTCCTGTTCGTTCGTGGATTCGAGGGTGCAGCAGGTCAGCGCACGAGATAGCCGCCGTCGACGGTCAGCACGTGGCCGTTGACGAAGTCTGATGCGGGGCTGGCGAGGAACACGGTCGCTCCCATGAGGTCGGCGACGTCGCCCCACCTCCCCGCAGGGGTGTGCTCGATGATGCGGCCGTTGACCGCGGGATCGGAGCGGGATTCCTCGGTGATGCGGGTCTTGAAGTACCCCGGCGCGATCGCGTTCACCTGGATGCCGCTCCCCCCGAGCTCGTCCGCATAGGCGCGTGTCAGGCCGACGATGCCGTGCTTGGTCGCGGCATATGCCGGGGATCCGAGACCGCCGAGGAACGAGAACAGCGAGGCGATGTTGATGATCTTGCCCGCCCCCTGCGGGATCATCCTCTTCGCCACCTCATGGGCCATGTCGAACGCGGCGGTGAGGTTGACCGCGACCATCGGGTCCCACTCCTCACGCCCGAACTCCGTGACATCGGCGATGCGGCTGATCCCGGCAGAATTGACGAGGATGTCGACCCCGCCCAGAGCCGCGACGCACGCGTCGACGGCCTGGAACGGCGCGCCCGAGGCCGTGATGTCGATCGTCTGCTCCTCGTAGCGGCTGCCCTCCGCGCGCACGAGCTCGGCGGTCTCTCCGCCGTCGTCGAAGAGCGTCGGGACGAAGACGTCTGCGCCCGCCTTCGCGAGGGCGAGCGTGAACGCCTGCCCCAGTCCGGTGTTCCCGCCCGTGACGATCGCCCTCCTCCCCCGCAGGGAGAAGTGGTCCAGGGAGAAATCAGTGATGTGCAATGCAGGCTCCTTCAGAACGTGCGAGGGATCAGACGAGGGGGTCGGAGATGCCGATGTAGGTCGTCTCGAGGTACTCGTCGATCCCCTCGAGACCACCCTCGCGGCCGATTCCGGACTGCTTCACGCCGCCGAACGGTGCGGCCGGGTTCGAGACGAGTCCGGTGTTCAGCCCGAGCATCCCCGTCTCCAGGCGTTCGGCGAGACGCAGCGCCCGGTTCAGGTCGCGTGTGTAGGCGAAGCAGACGAGTCCGTACTCGCTGGCGTTCGCCAGCCGGACGGCCTCGTCCTCATCGCGGAATGTCGTGATGGGGGCCACCGGTCCGAAGATCTCCTCCCGGAGGATGCGCGCGTCCTGCGGCACATCGACCAGCACGGTGGCCGGATAGAAGTAGCCGCGTCCGGACGGAACGACGCCGCCCAGCGCGACGCGCGCTCCGTCTTCGACGGCCCCGGCCACGAGTTCGGCGACCTTCTCGCGCGTGGACTCGTCGACCAGGGGGCCCAGGGTCGAGTCGGGCTCGGTCCCTCGATCGTTGACGTAGCCGGCCATGCGTGCGATCAGACGCGAGGTGAACTCCTCGGCGACGCTCTCGTGCACGTGGAAGCGGTTGGCCGCGACACACGCCTCCCCGCCGTTGCGGAGCTTGGCGAGCAGCGCCCCCTCCACGGCGGCATCGAGATCGGCGTCTTCGAAGACGAGGAACGGGGCGTTCCCTCCGAGCTCCATCGACACGCGCAGCACCTGGTGGGCGGCGTCGGCGATGAGGCGACGCCCCACCTCGGTGGACCCCGTGAACGAGAGCTTGCGCAGCCGGGGATCCGTGATGAGCGGACCGGTCACAGCACCGGCACGGGTGGTGGGGATGACGTTGACCACGCCATCGGGAACACCGGCCTCGCGCAGCACCTCCGCGAACAGGAGCGCGGTGAGAGGAGTGAGGGCGGCCGGCTTCAGCACTGAGGTGCACCCCGCGGCGAGCGCCGGCGCGATCTTGCGCGTCGCCATCGCCAGCGGGAAGTTCCAGGGCGTGATGAGCAGGCTCGGACCGACCGGCCGTTTCGCCACGAGCAGTCGGTTGCGCCCGTCCGGTGCCGTGGCGTAGCGCCCGGAGATGCGCGGTGCCTCCTCGGAGAACCAGCGCAGGAACTCGGCGCCGTAGGCCACCTCCGCGCGGGACTCGGCGAGCGGCTTGCCCATCTCCAACGTCATGACGAGCGCGAAGTCCTCAGCGCGCGCCGTCACCAGCTCGAACGCCCGCCGCAGGATCTCGCCGCGTTCGCGGGGAGCGGTGGCAGCCCACGACGCCTGAGCGTCCGCAGCTGCATCGAGGGCAGCCGCGCCGTCTTCCGGAGACGCATCCGCGACGTGGGCGAGCACCTCCCCCGTGGCGGGGTCGATGACGGGGAAGGTGGCCCCGGAGTGCGCATCCCGCCACTGCCCGGCGATGAACAGGCCGGTGGGGAGGGAGGCGAGCAGCTCGGCCTCACGTGCGGCGGTCATGCGGCCACCTCCCGACGAAGGTCGCGTCCGAGGAGGTCTTCGTACAACCGCACCGGAGTCATCTCCCCCGCGCGATCGCCGTACTGCGCCCGCGCCCGCCGGAAGATCTGCTCGACCAGAGACGACAGCTCGACGGGCATCCCGACCGAACGCGCCAGATCGACGGACAGACCGAGGTCCTTGCACGCCAGCGCGATCGCGAATCCCTCGTCATAGTCGCCGTGGTCCAGGATCGAGAGCACATCTCGGGAGACGAACGTGCTGTTCGCCGGGCTGGCGATCAGCGCATCGCGCAGCACTCCGAGGTCCACCCCGGCGGCGACCCCGACCGAGAGCACCTCGGCGGTGGCCACCAGATGCGAGAACCACAGCTGGTTGATCATGAGCTTCACGGCGTACCCCGCGCCGTGTCCTCCGACGTGGAGGATGCGCTCGGGGTCGCCCATCGCCTCGAACACCGGACGCAGACGGGCCACGTCGTCGGCGTCTCCCCCGATGAAGATCTGCAGCATTCCGCTGGCCGCGCCGACCGACATCCCGCTCACGGGGGCGTCGAGCAGGTGCAGCCCCCGGCCGGCCTGCTCGACGCGCACGGCGTCGAGCACCTCGGGAACCGAGGTCGACATGTCGATCCAGGTCCCACCATCGGCGAGACCGGCGACGAGGCCGTCGCTCCCGGCCGCGACCGCGGCGACGTGCTTCGGTGTCGGCAGCATCGTGATGACCAGGTCGCTGCCGGCCGCGACCTCACGAGGCGTGTCCGCCCACCGGGCGCCGCCGGCGATGAGCTCCGCGGCGGACTCGCGGCGGAGATCCGTCACGACCAGGGGGAAACCTGCGGCCTGCAGGTTGCGCGTCATACCGGATCCCATGTTGCCGAGTCCGATGAACCCGACAGTGGGGAGGGCCTCGGTGAGCGGAGGCGTGGAGGAACTCATGGGTCTTACGTGTCCTTCGTGGTGGAGAGGGGGGTGAAGAAGGGGTTGGTGGGGTGATCGCGGGCGGCGAGCACCTCGTCGAGGTCGGGAAGAGACGCCGCCCCGTTCGCGAGCGCTGTACGGGTCGCCTCACGGTTGTTGCGGTAGACCGTCTCGGCGTCGTCCGCGGCCGGATTGACCCACACCGCGGCGATCACGGCGTGGGTGTCGGCAGCCTCACGCGGGATGACCCCGTCCGCGACGGCATCCGCGACTCCGGCGGCGACGCCCGCCTGGGCGGGTCCCCATATGAGGAGACCGTGGTCGTCGCCCGCGGGGGCCGCCTTCGTGACGAACAGCGTCAGGGGCTTGACCGGCAGCGACGGGCGCAGCACCGCGACGAACGGCACGTGACCCTGGCTGGGACTGGCGAGGGCCGTGGCCCATGCCGTCCCTGCCGGTCCGTCACGGTGACCGAGCACGGTGTTGATGTGCGCGGCGTTGACGCCCTCCCCGATGAAGCTCTCGCCGAGCTGCACAGCGGCGGTCATCAGATGAGCCCCTGATCCTCGAGCCACTCGATCGCGACGTCTTCCGGGTCCTCGCCGTCCACGTCCACACGGGCGTTGAGCGTCTGCATGACCTCGGTGGTGAGCAACGGGCTGAGCTCGGCCAGGACGTCGGCGATCGCCGGGTGCTCGTCGAGCGTGCTCTGCTTGAGGGTGAAGCCGCCCTGGTAGCTCGGGAAGAACTCCTTGTCGTCCTCCATCACCACCAGGTCGAGGGCCGGAATGCGGCCGTCGGTCTGGAACACCTCGCCGAAGTTGCAATCGTCGCCCTTCTGGGTCGCGGTGTAGATCACGCCGGTGTCGAGCATCGTCACGTTGGCGGCGGGGGCATCGAATCCGTACGCCGCGGACAGTCCCGGCCAGCCGTCGTCACGCGTCGAGAACTCGCTCTCGATGCAGAACGTCTGGTCGGCGCTGGGGAGCTTGGCGACATCGCTGAGCGTCTTCACACCGAGCTCGTCGGCCTCGCTCTGCCGGATGGCGAACGCATACGTGTTGTTGAACGGTGCGGGATCGAGCCACGCGATGCCGCTCTCGGCGTCCGCCTCCTTCACGGCGTCGAACTGCGCCTCGGCGCCCTGCACCGGCGTCGTGTTGCCGTTGTAGGTGATCCACGACGTGCCGGTGTACTCCCAGTAGCCCAGGAACTGGTCGTTCTCCAGTGCCTGGCGCACGTTCGCCGAGCCGACGAGTTTGGTGTTCGCCTCGACGTCGGCGCCGTGGGCGTTGAGGATCTCAGCGGTCATGTACGCGAGGATGTACTGCTCGGAGAAGTCCTTCGAGCCGATCTCACCGGTGAGACCTTCGAGCTCGTCGCCCTTCGCCCCTGCGCCGCCGGCACCGCCGGAGGTGCAGCCGCTGAGGAGGAGTGCTCCGGCGGCAAGTGCCGCGAATGTTGCTGTTGCGATGGTGCGCGATGTCATTGCAGGTTCCTTTCGGGAGGGAATACGAGGATCGATGATTCAGAGGCCTTTGGGGCGGACGATGTCTTCCACGACGCTGGCCGCCCAGTCGATGAGCACGGCGATCGCGGCGACCAGGACCGCG
It encodes the following:
- a CDS encoding NAD(P)-dependent oxidoreductase, with amino-acid sequence MSSSTPPLTEALPTVGFIGLGNMGSGMTRNLQAAGFPLVVTDLRRESAAELIAGGARWADTPREVAAGSDLVITMLPTPKHVAAVAAGSDGLVAGLADGGTWIDMSTSVPEVLDAVRVEQAGRGLHLLDAPVSGMSVGAASGMLQIFIGGDADDVARLRPVFEAMGDPERILHVGGHGAGYAVKLMINQLWFSHLVATAEVLSVGVAAGVDLGVLRDALIASPANSTFVSRDVLSILDHGDYDEGFAIALACKDLGLSVDLARSVGMPVELSSLVEQIFRRARAQYGDRAGEMTPVRLYEDLLGRDLRREVAA
- the fae gene encoding formaldehyde-activating enzyme; the protein is MTAAVQLGESFIGEGVNAAHINTVLGHRDGPAGTAWATALASPSQGHVPFVAVLRPSLPVKPLTLFVTKAAPAGDDHGLLIWGPAQAGVAAGVADAVADGVIPREAADTHAVIAAVWVNPAADDAETVYRNNREATRTALANGAASLPDLDEVLAARDHPTNPFFTPLSTTKDT
- a CDS encoding glycine betaine ABC transporter substrate-binding protein; this encodes MTSRTIATATFAALAAGALLLSGCTSGGAGGAGAKGDELEGLTGEIGSKDFSEQYILAYMTAEILNAHGADVEANTKLVGSANVRQALENDQFLGYWEYTGTSWITYNGNTTPVQGAEAQFDAVKEADAESGIAWLDPAPFNNTYAFAIRQSEADELGVKTLSDVAKLPSADQTFCIESEFSTRDDGWPGLSAAYGFDAPAANVTMLDTGVIYTATQKGDDCNFGEVFQTDGRIPALDLVVMEDDKEFFPSYQGGFTLKQSTLDEHPAIADVLAELSPLLTTEVMQTLNARVDVDGEDPEDVAIEWLEDQGLI